In a single window of the Leptospira sanjuanensis genome:
- a CDS encoding tetratricopeptide repeat protein — MKRGTSFLQNNRVREGLDLLEQALELNPKGETVLKILGRYYLKEKDYAKSVGYWETLLSENPESAEFLYHISLCYKMLKYYQKAAETGERAFAADPRYIRNLINLADIYKIMNIQDRAIAYVKKALVLDPRNAKAIQVKNSLETEI; from the coding sequence TTGAAACGGGGAACTTCCTTTTTGCAAAATAACCGGGTTCGGGAAGGTTTGGATCTTTTGGAACAAGCGCTCGAACTCAATCCGAAAGGCGAAACCGTTTTAAAAATCCTCGGAAGATATTATCTCAAAGAAAAGGATTACGCAAAGTCTGTCGGATATTGGGAAACTCTTTTATCCGAAAATCCGGAATCGGCCGAATTTCTCTATCATATCTCCCTTTGCTACAAAATGCTGAAGTATTATCAAAAGGCCGCAGAGACCGGAGAAAGGGCTTTTGCCGCCGATCCTCGATACATCCGAAATCTGATCAATCTCGCCGATATATACAAAATAATGAATATTCAGGATCGCGCAATTGCGTACGTGAAAAAAGCCCTCGTATTGGATCCGCGCAACGCCAAGGCGATTCAGGTCAAGAATTCGCTCGAAACCGAAATCTGA